The uncultured Hyphomonas sp. genome includes a region encoding these proteins:
- the leuB gene encoding 3-isopropylmalate dehydrogenase, with protein sequence MHQTLLLLPGDGIGPEVTAEARRVAEVVAPDLKVEEGLVGGASIDAHGDPLTEDTLDRARQANAVLLGAVGGPKWVGAARDKRPEAGLLALRKGLDVFANLRPAFCFPALVDASSLKREVVEGLDLMIVRELTGGVYFGQPRGIDETSGIRRGYDTAVYTHPEIERVAQVAFEIARGRNGKVCSVEKSNVMDSGLFWRQEVTLAHAEMGAGVDLSHMYADACAMELVRAPKHFDVILADNLFGDILSDEAAMLTGSIGMLPSASLGAPGTPGLYEPVHGSAPDIAGQGIANPCAAILSLEMALRWSLGREKVADILFAAVGKALDQGARTKDLGGSLTTREMADAIIAAL encoded by the coding sequence ATGCACCAGACACTCCTTCTTCTCCCGGGCGACGGGATTGGCCCGGAAGTCACCGCTGAAGCCCGCCGCGTGGCGGAAGTGGTCGCGCCGGATCTGAAGGTGGAAGAAGGCCTGGTCGGAGGCGCCTCGATCGACGCCCATGGCGACCCGCTGACAGAAGACACACTGGACCGCGCGCGGCAGGCCAACGCCGTGCTGCTCGGCGCGGTCGGCGGTCCGAAATGGGTCGGCGCAGCGCGCGACAAGCGCCCGGAGGCGGGCCTGCTGGCCCTGCGCAAGGGGCTCGACGTGTTCGCAAATCTGCGCCCGGCTTTCTGTTTCCCGGCGCTGGTGGATGCCTCCAGCCTGAAGCGGGAAGTTGTCGAGGGCCTCGACCTGATGATCGTCCGCGAGCTGACGGGCGGGGTCTATTTCGGCCAGCCGCGCGGCATTGACGAGACCAGCGGCATCCGCCGGGGCTATGACACCGCAGTCTACACGCACCCGGAAATCGAGCGGGTGGCACAGGTCGCCTTCGAGATTGCGCGCGGCCGGAATGGCAAGGTCTGCTCTGTGGAGAAATCGAACGTCATGGATTCCGGCTTGTTCTGGCGCCAGGAAGTGACGCTGGCCCACGCCGAAATGGGCGCAGGCGTGGACCTGTCGCACATGTATGCCGATGCCTGCGCCATGGAACTCGTGCGGGCTCCGAAACATTTCGACGTGATCCTCGCGGACAATCTTTTCGGTGACATCCTGTCTGACGAGGCGGCGATGCTGACCGGGTCGATCGGCATGCTGCCATCTGCCTCGCTCGGCGCGCCGGGGACGCCGGGCCTCTACGAGCCGGTGCACGGCTCCGCGCCGGACATTGCCGGGCAGGGGATCGCCAATCCGTGCGCGGCGATCCTGTCGCTGGAAATGGCGCTGCGCTGGTCGCTCGGCCGGGAGAAGGTTGCCGACATTCTGTTTGCTGCTGTCGGCAAAGCACTGGACCAGGGCGCCCGCACCAAAGATCTCGGTGGCAGCCTGACCACGCGCGAAATGGCGGACGCGATCATCGCCGCACTCTGA
- a CDS encoding putative quinol monooxygenase, which yields MIVIEGTVRVPPERIDAAHPAMEAMIRASRAEAGCLDYAYSIDVLDPGLVRVTERWESREALQAHFATAHMAEWRAAFSSLGVTGRSLRLYEADPETI from the coding sequence ATGATTGTCATTGAGGGCACCGTGCGCGTTCCGCCGGAACGGATCGATGCTGCCCATCCGGCCATGGAAGCCATGATCCGGGCCAGCCGCGCCGAGGCCGGATGTCTCGATTATGCCTATAGTATCGATGTTCTGGACCCGGGCCTTGTCCGCGTGACAGAGCGCTGGGAAAGCCGTGAAGCCTTGCAGGCGCATTTTGCCACGGCGCACATGGCGGAATGGCGCGCCGCTTTTTCAAGTCTCGGCGTCACCGGCCGATCTTTGCGGCTCTACGAGGCGGATCCTGAAACGATCTGA
- the leuD gene encoding 3-isopropylmalate dehydratase small subunit: MTPFTEITGTAAPLLEKGKPMSNVDTDMIIPKQFLKTTERTGLSKGLFYELKTLADGSSNPDFVLNKPEFSKADILIAGENFGCGSSREHAPWALADQGISVIIAPSFADIFHNNCYKNGILPVRLPVDVCEKLARQAGGSNHVFSVNLETQTVTAPDGEAYNFEVDPGRKSNLLQGLDEIGASLQAESDINSYETTRKVSTPWLEPAG, encoded by the coding sequence ATGACACCGTTTACTGAAATCACCGGAACCGCCGCGCCGCTGCTCGAAAAGGGCAAGCCCATGTCCAATGTCGACACGGACATGATCATCCCGAAACAGTTCCTGAAGACGACCGAGCGGACCGGCCTGTCGAAAGGCCTGTTCTACGAGCTGAAAACGCTGGCGGACGGTTCATCGAACCCGGACTTTGTGCTGAACAAGCCGGAGTTTTCGAAGGCGGACATCCTGATTGCCGGCGAGAATTTCGGTTGCGGTTCCTCGCGGGAACACGCGCCATGGGCGCTGGCGGACCAGGGTATCTCGGTCATCATCGCGCCGAGCTTCGCCGACATCTTCCACAACAATTGCTACAAGAACGGCATCCTGCCCGTCCGCCTGCCGGTGGATGTGTGCGAGAAACTCGCGCGGCAGGCCGGCGGTTCGAACCATGTATTCTCGGTGAACCTCGAGACGCAGACGGTGACCGCGCCGGACGGTGAGGCCTACAATTTCGAAGTCGATCCGGGCCGCAAGTCGAACCTCCTGCAGGGTCTCGACGAGATCGGCGCCTCGCTGCAGGCTGAAAGTGACATCAACAGCTACGAGACGACCCGCAAGGTCTCCACTCCGTGGCTTGAGCCGGCGGGCTGA
- a CDS encoding amidohydrolase family protein yields MSYADGRLIHDADSHLMEPVDCLDPYFEKKLLSRFLALPRVKALRTGAKSEWIRERLDLQQDAEFRAEADDNILLRKNYDAHGAWVRHDRPYTLDKLGFASQLVFTTHCLGNFGLDQSDDMELCYAAADAHNRMMTDFCSIDRRLLAVAYVPLEDFDRSLATAKLAIDLGAKALMVPSRCPQHHAPSHIALDPVWALAQEAGIPVVLHVGGETKLNPMYKENGLPPVPDFHGGDDNFTSVSYMPIPEAAMQTLATLIFDGVFDRFPKLKWGAIELGANWVPGWMRAMDSAAHAFMRNEERLQNLSAKPSEIVRRQFRAAPYPHEDAGWIIRNAGEEIAMFSSDFPHVEGGRNPLKRFDETLQGLPESAVKAFYSDNFIDMMGEGLAPDLRVPELQQSA; encoded by the coding sequence ATGTCATACGCCGATGGACGTCTGATCCACGATGCCGACAGCCATTTGATGGAGCCTGTCGATTGTCTCGATCCGTACTTTGAAAAGAAGCTTTTGAGTCGCTTTCTGGCGCTGCCGCGCGTGAAGGCGCTGCGGACCGGGGCGAAATCGGAATGGATCCGGGAACGGCTGGATTTGCAGCAGGATGCGGAATTCCGGGCGGAGGCGGACGACAATATCCTGCTACGGAAGAACTATGACGCCCATGGCGCCTGGGTCCGGCATGACCGGCCGTATACGCTGGACAAGCTGGGGTTTGCCAGCCAACTGGTCTTCACCACGCATTGCCTTGGCAATTTCGGGCTGGATCAGAGTGACGACATGGAACTCTGCTATGCTGCAGCCGATGCGCATAACCGGATGATGACGGACTTCTGCAGCATTGACCGCCGACTTCTGGCGGTCGCTTATGTGCCGCTCGAAGATTTTGACCGCTCGCTTGCCACCGCAAAACTCGCCATCGACCTTGGGGCCAAGGCGCTGATGGTGCCGAGCCGCTGCCCGCAGCACCACGCCCCGAGCCATATCGCGCTGGACCCGGTCTGGGCCCTCGCGCAGGAGGCTGGCATCCCGGTCGTGCTTCATGTCGGCGGGGAGACGAAGCTGAACCCGATGTATAAGGAAAACGGCTTGCCGCCTGTGCCGGACTTCCATGGCGGCGACGACAATTTCACCTCCGTTTCCTATATGCCGATCCCGGAGGCGGCGATGCAGACGCTGGCCACGCTGATCTTCGACGGTGTGTTCGACCGGTTCCCGAAACTGAAATGGGGCGCCATCGAGCTTGGCGCGAACTGGGTGCCGGGCTGGATGCGGGCGATGGATTCGGCGGCCCATGCCTTCATGCGAAACGAAGAGCGACTGCAGAACCTGTCCGCGAAACCGTCGGAGATCGTCCGCCGCCAGTTCCGTGCGGCGCCTTATCCGCATGAAGATGCCGGCTGGATCATCCGGAACGCGGGCGAGGAGATCGCCATGTTCTCCTCCGACTTCCCGCATGTCGAAGGCGGCCGTAATCCGCTGAAACGGTTTGACGAGACGCTGCAGGGCCTGCCGGAGAGCGCGGTGAAGGCATTCTATTCCGACAACTTCATCGACATGATGGGGGAGGGACTCGCCCCGGACTTGCGCGTGCCGGAGCTGCAGCAATCGGCCTGA
- a CDS encoding aspartate-semialdehyde dehydrogenase: MGTRIAIVGATGNVGRELLAILDERMFPADEVHAVASRRSLGKEVSFGDRTLKCQDIESFDFSKVDLVLMSAGGSTAKEWCPKIAKAGAITIDNSSAWRMDPDVPLVVPECNGEAVMDYKKKMIIANPNCSTAQLVVALKPLHDAVGVKRVVCSTYQSVSGAGKDAMDELWNQTRGVYVNDEPTPEIFQKEIAFNVIPQIDVFMDDGFTKEEWKMRVETKKIVDESIELVATCVRVPVFVGHSEAVSVELAAPMSAKEAQDLLRESPGIMLVDDPEEDLYITPKECVGDWATFISRVRKDPTVENGLMFWCVSDNLRKGAALNAIQIAEELLNRGVIKPEKQPAVTD; this comes from the coding sequence ATGGGCACACGGATTGCGATTGTCGGCGCGACAGGGAATGTCGGGCGTGAATTGCTGGCCATTCTGGACGAGCGCATGTTCCCGGCGGACGAAGTCCATGCCGTGGCGTCGCGCCGGTCACTCGGCAAGGAAGTGTCCTTCGGCGACCGCACCCTGAAATGCCAGGACATCGAAAGCTTCGACTTTTCCAAGGTCGATCTCGTCCTGATGTCGGCAGGCGGTTCCACCGCGAAGGAATGGTGCCCGAAGATCGCCAAGGCCGGGGCCATCACCATCGACAATTCTTCCGCCTGGCGGATGGACCCGGACGTGCCGCTGGTTGTGCCGGAGTGCAATGGCGAAGCGGTGATGGACTACAAGAAGAAGATGATCATCGCGAACCCGAACTGCTCGACCGCGCAGCTCGTGGTGGCGCTGAAGCCGCTGCACGATGCCGTCGGCGTCAAGCGCGTTGTCTGCTCGACCTACCAGTCTGTCTCAGGCGCCGGCAAGGATGCCATGGACGAACTGTGGAATCAAACCCGCGGCGTCTATGTGAATGACGAGCCGACGCCGGAGATCTTCCAGAAGGAAATCGCCTTCAATGTGATCCCGCAGATCGATGTCTTCATGGATGACGGCTTCACCAAGGAAGAGTGGAAGATGCGCGTCGAGACGAAGAAGATCGTCGACGAGAGCATCGAACTGGTCGCGACCTGTGTGCGCGTGCCGGTCTTTGTCGGCCACTCCGAAGCGGTCAGCGTGGAGCTTGCCGCCCCGATGAGCGCGAAGGAAGCGCAGGACCTGCTGCGCGAAAGCCCCGGCATCATGCTTGTCGATGATCCGGAGGAAGACCTCTACATCACGCCGAAGGAATGCGTCGGTGACTGGGCAACCTTCATCAGCCGTGTGCGCAAGGACCCGACCGTCGAGAATGGCCTGATGTTCTGGTGTGTCTCCGACAATCTCCGCAAGGGCGCGGCGCTCAACGCCATCCAGATCGCCGAGGAGCTCCTGAACCGCGGTGTCATCAAGCCGGAGAAACAACCGGCCGTAACGGACTAG
- a CDS encoding nuclear transport factor 2 family protein: MLDDVIARYIQSYNARDIDGMLDCVTDDVVFENISNAGGSMRLDGKDMMRQVAELSGNAFTYRRQRLINVVSGAGKAAAEIEFEGKAAVDLPNGVKAGETVKVRGASFFEFRGNLLCRIADYS, from the coding sequence ATGCTCGACGACGTAATTGCCCGTTATATTCAAAGCTATAATGCCCGCGACATTGACGGCATGCTCGATTGCGTGACCGATGATGTCGTATTCGAAAACATCTCGAATGCCGGCGGATCCATGCGCCTCGACGGCAAGGACATGATGCGCCAGGTGGCCGAATTGTCCGGAAACGCCTTCACCTACCGCCGCCAGCGGCTGATCAATGTCGTCTCCGGCGCAGGCAAGGCCGCCGCCGAGATCGAATTCGAAGGCAAGGCCGCGGTCGACCTGCCCAACGGCGTGAAAGCCGGCGAAACGGTCAAGGTGCGCGGCGCGAGCTTCTTCGAGTTCCGCGGCAACCTGCTTTGCCGGATCGCCGACTACAGCTAG
- a CDS encoding VOC family protein: protein MSQLVTGLDHIVLVVPEIESGTAVYQSLLGRPPVWRAEAEGGAATAIFRVANTSLELMAPAGEGPVADRLREMIEAEGPGLKTLAFGTADIETTHHKLTRRGMLPSDVVPGESTNTLDGSARRWKRFRCADEQTAGVKTFLIQPETPLPPQDTPAGAVTSLDHIVIDTPNPDRALGLYGARLGLDLALDRNAPQWKTRFLFFRTGGLTFEVIHRLGETHDPAGPDRIWGLTWEVADLPAAHGRLTDAGFNVSELRKGRKPGSSVFTVRDGTMGVPTLFIAHEPK, encoded by the coding sequence ATGAGCCAGCTCGTCACCGGCCTCGACCATATTGTGCTGGTCGTACCAGAAATTGAATCCGGCACGGCGGTGTATCAAAGCCTGCTTGGCCGTCCGCCGGTCTGGCGTGCGGAGGCCGAAGGCGGCGCCGCGACGGCGATTTTCAGGGTTGCGAACACCAGTCTCGAACTGATGGCGCCTGCGGGGGAAGGGCCTGTGGCCGACCGGCTGCGGGAGATGATCGAGGCGGAAGGTCCGGGCCTCAAGACGCTGGCCTTCGGCACGGCGGATATAGAGACAACCCATCACAAGCTGACCCGCCGGGGCATGCTGCCGTCAGACGTGGTGCCGGGTGAGAGCACGAACACGCTGGATGGGTCCGCCCGCCGTTGGAAGCGCTTCCGTTGCGCGGACGAGCAAACGGCCGGGGTGAAGACGTTCCTGATCCAGCCGGAAACGCCTTTGCCGCCGCAGGACACTCCCGCCGGCGCCGTAACTTCGCTGGACCATATTGTCATCGACACGCCAAATCCGGACCGGGCCCTCGGCCTTTATGGTGCGCGGCTGGGGCTGGACCTCGCGCTCGACCGGAACGCGCCGCAATGGAAGACGCGTTTCCTGTTCTTTCGCACCGGCGGGCTGACGTTTGAGGTGATCCACCGGCTGGGCGAGACGCATGATCCGGCCGGGCCGGACCGGATCTGGGGCCTGACCTGGGAAGTTGCTGACCTGCCTGCAGCGCATGGGCGGCTCACCGATGCAGGCTTCAACGTCTCCGAACTGCGCAAGGGCCGCAAACCCGGCTCCAGCGTCTTCACCGTACGCGATGGCACGATGGGCGTTCCGACACTTTTCATTGCGCATGAGCCGAAGTAA